The segment CACCACAAGGGCGTGATCGCGTTTTCCGGCTGCCTGGGCAGCGAGGTACAGCAACTGCTGCTCCAGGGCCGCGAGGACGACGCGAAAAAGCGCCTCACGTGGTACCGCGACCTGTTCGGTGAGAACTACTTCATCGAGATCCAGGATCACGGCCTGCCCGAGCAGAAGCGCAACAACCCCATCCTGAAGGCCTGGGCGAACGAGCTGGGCATCGGGATGGTCGCCACGAACGACGGGCATTACGTCAAGAAGACCGACGCGACCGCGCACGAGACGCTGCTGGCCATCCAGACGAAGGCGACGCTGGCCGACGAGAACCGCTTCAAGTTCCCCTGCGACGAGTTCTACGTGAAGGATCTGGACGAGATGCAGAAGGCCCTCCCGCTGGCCGAGTGGGGCGCGGAGGTCTTCGACAACACTGCCCTGGTCGCGGACATGTGCAACGTCGAGCTGCCGGTGGGCAAGAAGCGTGTGTACCAGATGCCCGCCCTGCCCATTCCGGAAGGCCGCACGATGGCCGAGGAACTGCGCGTGCAGACCTACGCCGGGAGCCTCAGGCGCTACCCGCACCATGTGACCGAGGCGCTGTTGCGCGAGTACGCGGCGAGAAGCCTGGCCGCGCTGGAACCGGAGGAACGTGAGCGGGTCACGCGCCGCACGAACGGCTGCGACGCCCGCACCTGCGACCTGGACACGCTGCTGATCCTGATCGCCTTCATGGGCAGCGAGTGGGAGGCGCGCGGCAAGGCCGCCGGCGAGAAGTACACCAAGTACCCCGCGCTGGAGGTCATGGAGCAGGGCGCCGAGGCCGGGCCGCTCCCCGACTATGCCTGTACCGACTGGCAGCGCAGCCAGGGCGAGGCGAGCGACACGGCCATTCAGCTCGATCCCGGCAGCGAGGAGGAGACCACCTGCCGCGCCCACCACCGGCATGCGCTGGTGCTGCTGCGCCGCGCCGAGTACGAGCTGTCGGTCATCAACAACATGGGCTTCCCCGACTACTTCCTGATCGTCGCGGATTACATCAACTGGGCCAAGGATCAGGACATCAGCGTAGGGCCGGGGCGTGGGTCGGGCGCCGGCTCGCTGGTCGCCTATGCCATGCGGATCACGAACCTCGACCCGCTGGAGTTCGAACTGCTGTTCGAGCGCTTCCTGAACCCGGACCGGATTTCCATGCCGGACTTCGATATCGACTTCAACGACGCCCGCCGCATCGAGGTCATCCAGTACGTGCAGGACAAATACGGGGAAGACCGCGTGGCGCAGATCGCCACCTTCGGGACGATGGCCAGCAAGGCGTGTCTGAAGGACGTGGCGCGCGTGATGAGCCTGGAGTACGCCAAGGTGGACAAGGTCTCCAAGCTCATTCCCATCAAGTTCGGCAAGAGCTACTCGCTGGAACAGGCGCGCGACTCCGTGCCGGACATCCAGCAGTACCTCGCGGAAGACCCGGAACTGCTCAAGGCCTACGAGTTCGCGCAGCAGCTCGAAGGGCTGACCCGCCACGCCTCGGTGCACGCCGCCGGGGTCGTCATCGGCCGCGACAAGCTGACCGATCTGGTGCCGGTCATGCGCGACACCAGCGGCGCGGGCATGGTCTGCCAGTACGACATGAAGGCCGTCGAAGACATCGGCCTGATCAAGATGGACTTCCTGGGCCTGCGCACCCTGAGCTTCCTCGACGAAGCCAAGCGGATCATGCGCGAATCGAAGAACGTCGAGATCGACTTCGACACTATCCCCTTCGACGACAAGATCACCTACGACCTGATGAGCCGGGGCGACACCAAGGGCGTGTTCCAGCTCGAAGGCGCGGGCATCGCGGACGCCAGCCGCCGCCTGAAACCCCGCCGCCTCGCGGACATCATCGCCCTGAGCGCCCTGTACCGCCCCGGCCCGATGGAGAACATCCCCACCTACGTGCGCCGCCACCACGGCCTGGAGCAGGTGGACTACGTCCGCGACGGCTTCCCCACCAGCGCGCAGTTCCTGGAGAAGATCCTGGCGGAAACCTACGGCATTCCCGTGTACCAGGAACAGATCATGCAGATCGCCTCCGAGGTCGCCGGATTCAGCCTAGGTGGCGCCGACCTGCTGCGCCGCGCCATGGGCAAGAAGGACGTGGCCGAGATGGCCCGCCAGCGCGATCTCTTCGTCGAGGGCGCGAAGGGGAACGACGTTCCCAAGGACGAGGCCAACAAGCTCTTCGACCTGCTGGACGCCTTCGCGAACTACGGCTTCAACAAGTCCCACTCGGCCGCGTACGGCGTCATCACGTACCAGACCGCGTGGCTGAAGGCCAACTACCCGGTCGAGTTCATGGCCGCCCTGCTGACTGTCGAGCGCAAGGACTCCGACAAGGTCGCGGAGTACATCAGCGACGCCCGCAAGATGGACGTGCGCGTGCTGCCGCCCGACATCAACCGTTCGGCCGCCGACTTCGCCGTGCAGGGCGAGGAAATCCTGTTCGGCCTGTACGCCATCAAGGGCCTGGGCGAGACCGCCGTGCTGAAGATCCTGGAGGAACGCGAACGCGCCGGGCGCTTCAAGTCCCTCGCGGACTTCTGCTCGCGCCTGGGCAACAAGGTCTGCAACCGCAAGGCCATGGAAAGCCTCATCAAGTCCGGGGCCTTCGACGCCTTCGGCGAGCGCAAACAACTCACCGAGAGCCTGGAAGAAGCCATGACCTGGGCACAGGGCGCCGCCGCCCTCGCCAACAGCGGCATGGACGCCCTGTTCGGCGCGCAGGAAGTCGCCCCGGAACCCGGCCTGAAACAGGGCGTCACCGGCTACACCGACCTCGAACGCCTGAGCATCGAAAAAGACGCCCTGGGCCTGTACATCTCCGGCCACCCCCTGGAGCAGCACGAGGGCCTGCGCGAGGCCGCCAGCTGCCGCATTTCCGACCTGGACACGTGGTTCACCACGCAGAACGTCGCACCAGGCAAGCGCATCAAGGCCGTCCTGGCGGGCATGGTCGAGAGCGTGGTCAAGAAACCCACCAAGAGCGGCGGCATGATGGCCCGCTTCATCCTCGCCGACGAGAGCGGCCAGACGGAACTCGTCGCCTTTTCCCGCGCCTACGACCGCATTCAGGACAAGCTGGTGAACGACACGCCCGCCCTCGTCATCGTCGAACTGGAAAGCGAGGACGGCGGCCTGCGCGCCATTGCCGAGGAACTCGTCAGCATCGAGCAACTGGACGAGGTTCCGAAGGTCATGTACGTGACCATCGACCTGGAGACCGCCAGCCCCGACGCCGTGGGTGAATTCCAGAGCGTGCTGGACGAACACGCCGGTTCCATGCCCACGTACCTGCGCCTGGAAACGCCGGAGCAGTTCGTGATCTACCAGCTCGACCACGGCATGGGCAGCCCCGACGCCATGAAGGTGCTGAACCAGACCTTCCCGTGGGCTGACGCTTACCTCGCGTACGACCAGCAGACCATCCTCGGCCGCTTCGCGCCCAAGCCCCCAGCATGGATGAACAAGCAGCAAGGGGGCGGGGGAATGCGGGCGTGATCCCGGCTGAGCTGGCCGCGGAGGCGTTGATCTGGGAATGGCAGAACGAGCTTGGGTTTCACGAACCAGGGGAATGGGCTGACTCCATCGGGAGCCGCTGCCCATTCTTTATGCGGTCTTCGTGTGAAACTTCCAAGAGTTCGCTGAGTGCCAGTCTGCCGGCCACCTCTCGCCCAGCAGTTCAGGGAGGCTGGGGCAGCCTTCCGCCGGTTGCGGTGGCGCTCATGTTGCCGGCGAGGCAGGTCTGCTCGACTACTGGGCTATTCACGGTATAGGGAGCACTGGGTCACCCGGGCAGCAGATCCACGACCTCGCCCACCAGTCCCAGTTCCTGTAATCGCCGGGCGATCAGTGAGCGGTGGCATTCGTCCGCGTGGCGCTCGTAGCACAGCAGGGCCACGTGCTCACGGGCGGCGAGTGAACCCAGTTCGTCCAGCGCGTCTCCCTGCGTGGCGAGGTGCAGGGTGTATGCGGCCTTCAGGGCGGCGAAGTCCTTGTCCAGCTTGTACGCCTTCCTCACGGCAGGCGGCGTGCCCAGGGCGCGCAGGTGCCGGTACGCGATGCCCTGCTCGTGCAGTGCGTTGCCCAGCGCGGTCTTGCTGTAGCCCCGGCGGCGGCTCTGGGCGCGTTCGCGGGTGTCCACGACCACGGAGATCCCGCTGGCCGTCAGGGTGCTCAGGAAGGCGTCGAGGGGCGTGTCCTCGTAGCCGATGGTGTGAAGCGTGGGCGCGGTCATGGCCCAACCGTACCGGGGGCACGGCTGGATGACCGTGATGGTCTCTCCGGCCGTGCCCCCGCTGGGGCTCCGTGCGCCGCCTCAGTCGCTGGCGACGCCCAGGTGTGGTTCGCCGCCGTGGTGCGGACGGATGTTTACGGGTTTGGCGTACCACGTCATGGCGGGGCGCGCGTCGAGCGTGAAGGTGTACCCGAGCCGTTCCCAGAAGCGGGCGCCGCGCGGGTTCTCTCCCAGCACGCTGGCCAAGATCCGGGTGGTACCGGCGGGCACGTGGCGTTCCAGGTACCGCACCGCCTGCTCGCCCAGGCGCTGGGACTGCCGGTCCTCGCGGATGAGCAGCAGGTTGATGGTCACGTCGCCGCGCTGCGGGTAATCGTTCTTGCAGTCGAGACTGCCGACGAGATCGCCGTGGTCGTCGTGCAGGAGGCGCAGGGCGCGCCGGGGGTCGAGCAGGGCAATTTCGATCTCGCGTTCTACGTCGCCCAGGGTGGGCACGCGGCTGCCCAGCAGGGCAAAGTAGCCGGGTGTGGCGGTGTACAGCGAGTGCAGCATCGGCGCGTGGTGCAGCGCCAAGGGAGTGGCGATCAAGAACGGGCCTCCCGTCCAGCATGAGGGAAGTAGGTTGTTCTAGGCTGGACGCTCGCAGCATACCTCCGGCGTTGTCACAGATCTGTGAATCTGCGTGCCCGGGGGACTTGAGCCTGGATTCACCCGTCCGGGGGTGGGCGTGCGGTACCCTTCCCGGATGACCGGCGGCTTCTACTCCTCCAGACTCGCGCGGCGTGGCGCGGTGCTCGCCCCGATGGCCGGGTACAGCGACGCACCCATGCGGCAGCTCGCCACGGAGCACGGCGCGCTGTGGACGGTCTCCGAGATGATCAGCGCGCGCGGCCTGATGGGCGGCGGCGACACCGAGAAGCTGAACCTGGGTCGACCGTACCCCGGCGAGCAGGGCCGCGTGGTGCAACTTTTCGGCGCGGACCCGGACGTGCTCGCGGGAGCGGTGGCGCGCGCCGAGGCGTGGTTTGCCCCGGCGGCCATCGACCTGAACATGGGCTGCCCCGTTCCGAAGATCAGGGGCAAGGGCGGCGCGTGCCTGCTCCAGACGCCGGAGGTGGCGTACACCCTGATCCAGGCCATGCGCGGGGCGACAGGCCTGGACGTGAGCGCGAAGATCCGCCTGGGCTGGGATCACGACCGCAGCGTGGAAGTCGCGCAGGGTCTCGCGGCGGCGGGCGCAGCGTTGATCACCGTGCATGGCCGCACCAGCGCGCAGCGGTATACCGGGCAGGCCGACTGGGACGCCATCGCCCGCGTGGCGGCGGCCGTGGACGTCCCGGTGGTCGGCAGTGGCGACATCACCAGTGCAGAGATCGCCCGGGAGCGCCAGCGCTGTGGGGTGGCTGCCGTCATGATCGGGCGGGGCGCGGTGGGCAATCCGTGGATCTTCACGGCACTCGCCACGGGCGAGGAGGTGTGGCCGGACGTCACCACGCGCGCCCGCACGGCCCTGCGCCACGCGGAACTTCAGACGACCTTCTACGACGACGATTCCGGTCGCCTGACCCTGCGCCCCCTGCGCAAGGTGCTGCCCGCCTACCTGCCGGATGTGCCCGAGGTGCGGGACGCGCTGGTGCAGGTCGTGACCGTGGACGACGTGCGCTCCGTGCTGAGCGCCGTGCTGGACACCCCCGTCACCTCAACGCGAACCGGAACACCTGAGAGCACCGGTGGGCCTGTGGCGGGGTATGCTGTACAGCACAGATGAACGTCAGCGAGTACTACGCCTACCTATCCGCCGCACGGGAGCACCTGTGGAACTTTCTGCGGGCGCTTCCGCAGGCGGACCTCGACCGTGACCTGATCGAGTCCGGCGACCGGTTCCATACCATCAAGGATCTGGTGCTGCACGTCACGGATGTCGAGGATCACTGGGTGCACTCGGTGGCGCGGGGCGACGGCGTGAATCGCGAGGGCCGTTTCGCGCACGACTGGGTGAAGCCCGACGCGGCGCAGTACGACCTGTCGTGGATCATCGAGTACGGCCGCGAGGTGAATGAACGCACCCGCGCCTTCCTGGCCTCCGGCCCGGACATGAACCGCAGCGTGAAACTCGTTCAGGACGACCCTGCGAGCGACACGGTCACGCTCGACCAGCTGATGTGGCACGTGATGACGCACGAGGTGCGCCACACCGCGCAGATCACCCTGATGATCCGGCAGCTGGGCCACACACCCCCCTGGCTGGACTACATGCGGTTTGCCCGCCCGCACGTCACCGCCGCGCAGAGTGGCGGCGTGGACGGCCTGGGACTCGACGACGACGGCGACGACCTGTAAGGCTCCGAACCAGGCCGCCAGGAGGAACGCGTCCTGGCGGCTTTGCTGCCGATTTACATGATCCGCTGGCCGAGCAGGCTGGCGGCCATGCCCACCATGACTTCCGCCGTCTGGTTGTGCGTGTCCAGGATGGGATTGACCTCCACGATATCCATGGACGTCACCCGGCCGGACTCGCACAGCAGCTCCATCAGCAGGTGGCCCTCGCGGTAGGTCAGGCCGCCGGGCACGGGGGTTCCCACGCCGGGGCACACGCCGGGGTCGAGGGCGTCCGCGTCGAAGGACACGTGAATGCCGGCCGCGCCGCTCAACTGCTCGAGTGTCTGCTCGATGATCCGCGTAATGCCGAGTTGATCCACGTCCTTCATGGTGTAAGCGCGGATGCCCGCCTCGCGCATGGCGTCGCGTTCGCGGATGTCCACGGAACGGATCCCGATCATGGTGATGTCCTCCGGCCGGAGCGTCCAGCCGCCGCCGAGCGCCACCAGACCCGGATCGCCCAGCCCGGTCAGGTGCGCGACGGGCATGCCGTGGATGTTCCCGCTGGGACTGCTCTCCGGGGTGTTGTAGTCCGTGTGGGCATCCACCCAGATCACGCCCAGACGGGTTCCCTGAGCGTCCTGTCCCGGGGCGCCCATTCGGTGGGCCGCCAGGCGGCGGGCGTTGCCGGCCACGGTGCCCATGCTGACTGAATGGTCGCCGCCCAGCGTCAGCGGGAACACGTCCGGCGGCAGGGCGGCCACGCGCTCGGCGGCGCGTCGGCACGTGTCCAGGATGGGTTCCAGGAAGACCAGGCCGCCGCTCGCGTGCTTGTCGAGCGTCTCGGGAATGGGCACGGGCACATCGCCCAGGTCGTCCACGTGATGCCCCAGGTCGCGCAGCGTGCGGGCCAGCTGGGCGTTGCGCAGGGCGGAGGCGCCCATGTCCACGCCGCGTCGGCCCGCGCCCAGATCCATGGGAATGCCCAGAATGGAAACGTTCATGGATTCAGCGTAGCGGCTGCCGGTGGATATGCCTTGCGGCTGCAACATTATGTTCAGGCGGGCTGTGTAGGGCGGTTCCCGCGCCTGATCCAGTGAATAGTCATGCTGACGGTTTCGGCGGGTGCGCCCAGGTGGTCAGGTCGCCGTCGTCCCGACTCCAGCTGATCCCGGTGCGTTCGAAGCCCACCTTCTCCAGCACGCGCTCGCTGGCGCGGTTGGTCACGGCCGTGTCCGCCGTCACGCGACGGACGCCGGGGAGGGTATGCAGGTGCGTGACCAGGGCACCGACCGCCTCGGTCGCGTAGCCGTGGCCCCACACGGCGGGGTTCATGCCGTAGCCGATCTCCAGGTCGCCCGCTGCATTCGTGTGGCCGGTGGTGCCCAGTTGCCCGATGGCCTGGGGGTGGGCGCGCGTCACGACGGTGAAGGAGGTGTCCGGCTGCACGTCTTCCTGCCGGGGGTGCAGCCGGGCCAGGATGGCCGGGAAGAAGTGCAGGGGATCGCCGGGCCACTCGGCCGGGAAGTGTACGCGCAGCGGGCCGTCGGGGCCAGCGCAGTCCAGATCGAAGGAGGAGCGTTCCAGCCGCTGCTGGATCATGCGGCGGGTCAGGGGCAGCAGCAGCGTACGCGGGGTGATCAGGATCGCCACACCGCAGCGTATCCGCCCAGGGGCCGGTGGTGGGCGCTAGATGACCGGCGCCGGTGGGCCCGCTGCGGGCTAGACTCGGCAGACCGCTTTGCGCACGACCCCGGGCACCCGCAGTCCAGGACACAGCAGTGCCGCCCCCCGTTTCACATGACCGACCCCGCCACACCGCACCCCGACCCCCAGTCCGCGCCGTCCGCCCGCCCGGTTCTGGGCAAGCGCGCGCTGCTGCTCGCGGACATGGTGCATCCCTTCGTGTACCGCGAGAGTTTCCCGAACGGCGTGCCGGACGTGGATCTGGTGCTGGCTGCCGGGGACCTGCCCGGCTCGTACCTGGAGTTTGTGGCGAGCAAACTGACCGTGCCGGTCGTGTACGTGCACGGGAACCACGCCAATGAGCTGGTGGTGAACGAGGATGATCACCGCGTGCCGCCCCGGGGGGTGATCGCCGCGCACCGCCGCGTGGTCGAGGAAGCTGGCCTGCGGATCGCCGGGTGGGGCGGCGCGCCCCGCTACCGGCAGGGCGGTACCGGCCAGTATTCGCCCGCCGAGGCGAGGTGGGGGCTGGGCCTGCTGTCCCTGAGGGCGCGCCATGGCGTGGACGTATTTCTCACGCACGCGCCGCCGCTCGGCCCACACGCCGGGCCGGATTTCGCTCACCGGGGGGATCCGGAGATCACGCGCTTCATGGCGCGGCGCCAGCCCAGCGTGCTCGTGCACGGCCACATCCACGAGTACGACGGCAAGAAACTGGAGTACGTGGACGAACAGCTGGGCATCCGGGTGCTGAACGCTTACGGCTACCGCATCGTCGATCTGTGAGGGCCAGGACGGGCTGGGAAGCGTCAGCCCAGGGTGGATGCTGTGCCAGTTGGCTTAAAGCTTGATTGGCGCGTCGCACATACGGTGCCATATCCTCCATGCCACACTTCCTGTACGGCAGCACCATCAGCACCACACTGGTCATCGTGGCCGGTCGTCGTTCCGTATCTGCCACAGGGGGAGACGCCCACCCCTTCATCAACGGGCGTGCGAGCGGGCCACCAGCGGCCACAGGAGGGTTCGAGTCCCTCCGCCCGCCGAACCCATCAAGACCACGGCGGCCAGGATGAAATGCCTGGCCGCTGCTCTTCAGTCACAAAGGCGGGAGCGAGGCCGCGAACGCCGCGACCCGCTACGATCTGCCCATGACGTCCAACGCCCGGCACTTGCGGGAGTTTCACCGCGCCATCGGCCTGACCCCACCGGAGGCACCTACCGTCCCCAGGG is part of the Deinococcus sp. KSM4-11 genome and harbors:
- the dnaE gene encoding DNA polymerase III subunit alpha, coding for MTAPEPTPPQTGPHIHLPDGSCCKPTKFAHLHQHTQYSLLDGAAKLKDLLKWAKEVTPQGQTPALAMTDHGNMHGAVHFYNYAQSMQVKPIIGYEAYVVPGEGTRRDRTRGQDGEKGIFHLTLLARDFEGYQNLCRLSSRGYTEGYYYKPRIDHELLLEHHKGVIAFSGCLGSEVQQLLLQGREDDAKKRLTWYRDLFGENYFIEIQDHGLPEQKRNNPILKAWANELGIGMVATNDGHYVKKTDATAHETLLAIQTKATLADENRFKFPCDEFYVKDLDEMQKALPLAEWGAEVFDNTALVADMCNVELPVGKKRVYQMPALPIPEGRTMAEELRVQTYAGSLRRYPHHVTEALLREYAARSLAALEPEERERVTRRTNGCDARTCDLDTLLILIAFMGSEWEARGKAAGEKYTKYPALEVMEQGAEAGPLPDYACTDWQRSQGEASDTAIQLDPGSEEETTCRAHHRHALVLLRRAEYELSVINNMGFPDYFLIVADYINWAKDQDISVGPGRGSGAGSLVAYAMRITNLDPLEFELLFERFLNPDRISMPDFDIDFNDARRIEVIQYVQDKYGEDRVAQIATFGTMASKACLKDVARVMSLEYAKVDKVSKLIPIKFGKSYSLEQARDSVPDIQQYLAEDPELLKAYEFAQQLEGLTRHASVHAAGVVIGRDKLTDLVPVMRDTSGAGMVCQYDMKAVEDIGLIKMDFLGLRTLSFLDEAKRIMRESKNVEIDFDTIPFDDKITYDLMSRGDTKGVFQLEGAGIADASRRLKPRRLADIIALSALYRPGPMENIPTYVRRHHGLEQVDYVRDGFPTSAQFLEKILAETYGIPVYQEQIMQIASEVAGFSLGGADLLRRAMGKKDVAEMARQRDLFVEGAKGNDVPKDEANKLFDLLDAFANYGFNKSHSAAYGVITYQTAWLKANYPVEFMAALLTVERKDSDKVAEYISDARKMDVRVLPPDINRSAADFAVQGEEILFGLYAIKGLGETAVLKILEERERAGRFKSLADFCSRLGNKVCNRKAMESLIKSGAFDAFGERKQLTESLEEAMTWAQGAAALANSGMDALFGAQEVAPEPGLKQGVTGYTDLERLSIEKDALGLYISGHPLEQHEGLREAASCRISDLDTWFTTQNVAPGKRIKAVLAGMVESVVKKPTKSGGMMARFILADESGQTELVAFSRAYDRIQDKLVNDTPALVIVELESEDGGLRAIAEELVSIEQLDEVPKVMYVTIDLETASPDAVGEFQSVLDEHAGSMPTYLRLETPEQFVIYQLDHGMGSPDAMKVLNQTFPWADAYLAYDQQTILGRFAPKPPAWMNKQQGGGGMRA
- a CDS encoding DinB family protein, producing MNVSEYYAYLSAAREHLWNFLRALPQADLDRDLIESGDRFHTIKDLVLHVTDVEDHWVHSVARGDGVNREGRFAHDWVKPDAAQYDLSWIIEYGREVNERTRAFLASGPDMNRSVKLVQDDPASDTVTLDQLMWHVMTHEVRHTAQITLMIRQLGHTPPWLDYMRFARPHVTAAQSGGVDGLGLDDDGDDL
- a CDS encoding metallophosphoesterase, which encodes MVHPFVYRESFPNGVPDVDLVLAAGDLPGSYLEFVASKLTVPVVYVHGNHANELVVNEDDHRVPPRGVIAAHRRVVEEAGLRIAGWGGAPRYRQGGTGQYSPAEARWGLGLLSLRARHGVDVFLTHAPPLGPHAGPDFAHRGDPEITRFMARRQPSVLVHGHIHEYDGKKLEYVDEQLGIRVLNAYGYRIVDL
- a CDS encoding tRNA-dihydrouridine synthase; this translates as MTGGFYSSRLARRGAVLAPMAGYSDAPMRQLATEHGALWTVSEMISARGLMGGGDTEKLNLGRPYPGEQGRVVQLFGADPDVLAGAVARAEAWFAPAAIDLNMGCPVPKIRGKGGACLLQTPEVAYTLIQAMRGATGLDVSAKIRLGWDHDRSVEVAQGLAAAGAALITVHGRTSAQRYTGQADWDAIARVAAAVDVPVVGSGDITSAEIARERQRCGVAAVMIGRGAVGNPWIFTALATGEEVWPDVTTRARTALRHAELQTTFYDDDSGRLTLRPLRKVLPAYLPDVPEVRDALVQVVTVDDVRSVLSAVLDTPVTSTRTGTPESTGGPVAGYAVQHR
- a CDS encoding GNAT family N-acetyltransferase; amino-acid sequence: MAILITPRTLLLPLTRRMIQQRLERSSFDLDCAGPDGPLRVHFPAEWPGDPLHFFPAILARLHPRQEDVQPDTSFTVVTRAHPQAIGQLGTTGHTNAAGDLEIGYGMNPAVWGHGYATEAVGALVTHLHTLPGVRRVTADTAVTNRASERVLEKVGFERTGISWSRDDGDLTTWAHPPKPSA
- a CDS encoding GNAT family N-acetyltransferase, giving the protein MIATPLALHHAPMLHSLYTATPGYFALLGSRVPTLGDVEREIEIALLDPRRALRLLHDDHGDLVGSLDCKNDYPQRGDVTINLLLIREDRQSQRLGEQAVRYLERHVPAGTTRILASVLGENPRGARFWERLGYTFTLDARPAMTWYAKPVNIRPHHGGEPHLGVASD
- a CDS encoding DUF488 family protein, with amino-acid sequence MTAPTLHTIGYEDTPLDAFLSTLTASGISVVVDTRERAQSRRRGYSKTALGNALHEQGIAYRHLRALGTPPAVRKAYKLDKDFAALKAAYTLHLATQGDALDELGSLAAREHVALLCYERHADECHRSLIARRLQELGLVGEVVDLLPG
- the rocF gene encoding arginase translates to MNVSILGIPMDLGAGRRGVDMGASALRNAQLARTLRDLGHHVDDLGDVPVPIPETLDKHASGGLVFLEPILDTCRRAAERVAALPPDVFPLTLGGDHSVSMGTVAGNARRLAAHRMGAPGQDAQGTRLGVIWVDAHTDYNTPESSPSGNIHGMPVAHLTGLGDPGLVALGGGWTLRPEDITMIGIRSVDIRERDAMREAGIRAYTMKDVDQLGITRIIEQTLEQLSGAAGIHVSFDADALDPGVCPGVGTPVPGGLTYREGHLLMELLCESGRVTSMDIVEVNPILDTHNQTAEVMVGMAASLLGQRIM